The sequence GGCGCTGTTGGCACTGGCTCAGGGTGATGAGTCTACAAAACGCACGCGTGAGACCAAGCAGGTGCTGACTGCTGTGTCTAGACGAGGAGGTGACTGCTGAGATGGCCATCGAGAAACGCGGGAACGCGGTCATTGCTACGGGCTGTCCGTTCTGTGACAGTGATATCGATCCCCAGCAGTCCCTCGCGAAGCACCTCAACAACGACTGCCCAGAGTTTGGCGGTGAGTCAGCATGACCGCTGGCCACGGCAACCACTACGATGTTGACGGCCGGTCGCTTGACGAGCGCTGGCCCGACGCCGACGCGGTGGCCGGTATCGGCGGCCCGGTTCGTGAGCTGAAGACTGACGGCGGGCGCGTCTCCGACGGCGATATCGATGCGATCCTCGACGAACTCAAATCGTTCGAAGGTGTCGACCTTGCCGAAGCAGAACCCGGCACAGTAGAGCAGTTCTTTAACGCTCAAGACCGGTTGATGGAGGCTATCGATGCCAAGTTGGACGACGACGACCTCCCGCAGGCGACACACATCTGGTGGAACGACCAGGCAGAGTTCCACCTCTACTGTGCTGACCACTACTTCCCGATTGCCAACGAGCAGTGGACGGGATTCACAGAAGTGGACGATCCACAAGCAGTCACACAGGCTGCACGTGACCGGCTGGACAGTGGCGTGCCATGTGAGAAGTGCCACAGTGAGGCGCTGTACGGCCGCCGTGACGAGTTGCTTGAGGAGCGTGATCTGGCATGAGTATCAACTACGACGAACTGTCCTACATCGCATCGAGCGCCAACCGAGAAGCCGTCATGGAAACACTCCAGGACGGCCCCGCAGCGCCCTCAACCATCGCCGAGGAAACCGACCGCGATATCGCGCACATCTCCCGAGCGCTCCAGGAGCTTAGAGAGAAAGGTCACGTCGAATTGCTGGTGTCTGAATCGGTCAAAAAGGGCCGGTTCTACGGGCTGACCGACAGCGGCGAAGCCCTTGCATCGGAGCTGCCGGAGGTGAACACTGGCCGATGACTGTCCCCGATCGAGACGATCTCCGTCCGGACGCAACGGAGTGCAACCACCACGCCGAACGAGCGCTGAAACTGCTCTGGGAGAACCCCGACAGTCGAGCGGTCCGGATCGACTCAAATCCGAACCCGATGTTCGTGACCGTCGAGGCCGGCGACCTCGCGTTCTGGTGCTACAATTACACCTGGAAGTGCCAGGAGCAGAAACCAGTTGCTGGGGCATTTGGGCCATTCGAGACCGTCGTCGACCAACTGCACGGCTACGCGAACGATGACTACCCCATCGGGACCGTCTCGAAAGACCGAATCGACACTGAACGGAAGCCTCGGGCCACTGGACTGGGTGATTTCGCATGACGGTCAAACACGAAATCACGGATCGGCCTGTCGAAGACCTCTCGAAGGCCGCACTCGTCGCTGAGTGGAACGAGGCGTACGAACAGCTTCAGTCTGGGACGGCTCTTGACCGTGATTCGGTCTGGGATCGGCGACGAGAGCTCTGGACGGAGATGCGGAACCGAACCGATGCAGAGCCACCAGAGTGTCCTGAGTGTGGCGGCGACCGGTGGAAGCAGTCGATGGGTGGCCCGAAACACTGCTCAGACTGTGGGTTGGCCCTTGGCGAAGATCATGCGGAGCTCATCCAGGCGATCGACAGCTACTGGTCGTCGGTCCAAGCGGCAGAGGTCGTCTCGACTGACGGCGGCCAGACTGTCGACGAAAACGGAACTGTCCGTGCTGACTCCGTTGAGGATGTCAGCGAACACACCAACTCGGAAACCTGTTCCTACGATTGCGAAGATGAAGCGGACTACGACGTGACGATGCGGCGGAATAGCCGGGAAGCGACGTTTCCGGCCTGCCATTCCTGTGCCGTCGACAACGGGGTCCGTCCCGGTGATTGGGATGTCTGAGAGCGATACCGGCCCTGAGATAGTCGAGATGGAAGCCCCAGTTTACCACGTGGATATGCCAAGAGGGATGCCCAACCTGTGGTATCCGGAGCGCGAGTACTCGAAAGCGTTCGAATCTGCGACTGGCGACCAGATCGAAGACACAGACGGAGAGCACGACGAAGAGTCTCGGATCAGTATTCTCGACTTCGACGGGACAGTGGAGGTGCCAGTTGCTGATGTGTGAGCAGTTTACGGACGGAACTGTGCGGTGCGCACGGTATCCGTTCTGTGACAAGACGGCCGACCTCGTTGTCCCGGCTCCTGACGAGTCAGACTACCCGATTTGCCGAGAGTGCTACGAGGAGCCTTGTGGCCGGTGTTTCGACGCCATCGAGAACGACGACAACGTGGCGAAAGGACTCTGTCAGGGCTGCCGCGACGAGATCCGGATGTGGGGCGGCGACGACGAACGCGGGATTGAAAAGGACCCCGACAGTGAACAGACGACCCTTCTGACTGATGGCGGTACCATTGATGACGGGGCCGAATACAGGAACACCGTAACAATATCGTTCATCACCAACTTTGAGGTTGATCCAGACGAGTTTGATCTCCGCGCGGAAAAACCAGACACAATCCGAGAAGAGTTGCTGTCGGCGATAATCAGCGGGACGGCAAAACCGCAAATACCAGCCGCGCACGGAGAAACCAGTCTAAAAAACTCGCGAGAGAAGATCCGGCAGGCCCACGAGTCAAACACGGAAACCGACAGCTCGGGAGGTCACGATGAGCAGTAAAACTCACGCGGCTGTCACGGTCAAGTGCCCGGGCTGTGGGGCGACCCATGTTCGGCCCCGACGAGTCGACGTGGAGAATCCCCCAGCGACGATCAACGGCAAGTGCTACGCTCCGCATCCATCTCGGGGCGCTGACTTCGACGGCTGCGGGGAGACGGTCGAACTCGACGTTATCGAGGTGAGCGAACGGTGACTGGCGCGCAGGTGGATCAAACACTGACGCCGACCGGTTGGTGCGTCAACCTCGATAACGGCCACTCCGGGATCTGCTTCGAGTGGGTTTCCGGTCTGACGATGTGTGGGGAATCGTTCGATCCCAGTGATGTCGACCGAGAGTGGTACGATGGCGCACCAGAATCGCGCGACGAGCCACACGCAACCCAGTGCTTCGACTGTCACAACTGGTCCGCGGCTGCCAGAGATGCAACGCGGGGGCAGACTGATGTCTGACCCAGTCCGCTTGCGGGTCCGTGCTCGTCGCAATCAGCACGGCTCTGTGCTGGAGTGGGTCCCGGAAGACGAAGCTGACGCGAAGGCTGCACTCGACAGTCCGTGGGCGCTCATTCGTGATCTCTACGGAGCTATCGATAGGTCGACCGTCGCCGACGGCGATCTCGTCGCTGTCGTGGAAGCGTGGCCCCGATCCGGCGACGTGATCGACGTGATCGTCCTCGACGAACACGCCCGCAGCGAGAGTGCGACTGAACGTCTGCGGATGCAGGTCAGCGCGGAGGTGGCACGATGAGAGCCTGCAAATCGTCAGACGCACGTCTGACGCAACCTGTTGCAATAGCCGACGTATTTAACACACAGCCGACCAAACCGATTCAACATCAAGCACAGAGAAGACACTCACCGCTAATCGGTGAGAGGCAGGATGCCGGGGTCGTGCCACCGACCTCGGCTGAGAAGGTGAGCCGCACTCAACCTGTGCAAGGTGCGTTGATCTCACCTACTGTTTCTGACCGAGATAGAATAAGCGTTGTGCCCGAACAGCGAGAGCCATCTCTACGCAGTTCGGGTCTGTTCGTGTCGTCAGAGAGCCGCTAGACCGTCGTGAGCCGCTGATACGAAGATGCACGCCGCAGACTACATACTGACCGGTACGCTTCAGCCCCTCTCGGGAGCGCCACGGGGAGAGCTGTCGCTCTCCACTGGGCGAAACTCCACCCAGAGAGGGTTCCCAGGAGGGATGCCATGACGTTCCACGTTGTCGGCTGTTCAGACTGTTCGGCACTCTGGATCATCGACGAGTCAGGTGACTCGAAAGCCTGCTGTCCAACCTGTGGCCGGACTCACAGCCGGGAGCGCCTCCGTTCACTCGCGTCGGCTGCTGACAGGGAGGTCGCAGCGCAGCGACGGTCGGCTATCCTTGCATCACGCCGGGATGAGTCGGATGCTGACCTACGCGCGTACTGGGACCAAGCTACTGATGACCCAGTCATCGACGATCGAGAGTATCTCGACGGGATGGGTCTTGACGACGATCTCGTCGATAACCTCTGCGGTGAGTCTTCGTCAACGTCGACGACGTCTGATTCATCGACAACCCGTCCGGACTCCGGGCCCGACGTAGACGTCGACGTGGCGAACAAACCACAGCTCCGCGGGTCTGCCTATCCAGACGCCGCGGAGGAACCGGGAATTGCTCTACTGGACCCTCGGGGTCAGCTCTCGATCACCGGACTCACCTACCATGATGTGGCGCCACAAAGCTCCGAGTGGCTCGGTGATCTCCTTGCGGACCTCATCCCGATGACGGCACGCTGTGTCCAAGACCTCGCAGTTCTCCATGAAGAGGGACCCGACCCCTCGGACCCGCGCCAGACGAACTACGAGGTGCCCCGCTTCGTCCAAGAGGTTCTCGCCGGAGAGGTCGCTGGCCTCGAGGCGGCCGACGCTTCTGTCGGGGCTATCGAGGAGGCACGCGCCTACCTCGACGCGGCGGCCCGCTACGCGCTCCTGTGGGACAACGAGTGTTATCGGGCCCAGCGCGGGTTCAAAGGCACCGAGCAATTCGAGCGGATTCAACGAACGCTCACCACTACTGGCACGAGTCGTGGGCCGTTCAACGCTGGCGTCGACGCACTCCGACACTCGTTAGTCGCCCTGCACGCTGAACGCGAGACGCCACTGCCAGTCACGTTCGTTCTCGACGGAGAGGCCTGGACGGCAGCCGACCGAGAGACTGTGAAACGCGCCCTTCGGGTGTTGGATGTCCTTGCCGACGCTCTGGATGTGCGCCTCCAGATGTCGCCTGGAGTCCGGCAGCGAGTGCGTCGGCTGACGCTGCGGGCGCTCGACGCCGATGACGAAGCGGACATCCCGGCATGGGCTGAGCGCTTCTCGTTCCTTACTGAGGCCGGATACTCCTCCCGGCGTGGTGGGGACGTCGACGAGGACTCAGACGAGGGCCAGCTGGACGAGGAAGCCTGGGGCTGGGTCGATACCAACCGGTCCCAGACAGGCCCGCTGACTGTGCTGGCACATCTCGATACTGACGGTGAGCGCTCCGTTCGCGCTATCAAGCGAGACGACGCAATCGCCTATGCAGACGGCAGCATCGACCGCTACGTGTCGTTCCTCGAAGCCGAGGACATCATCACGGTGGATCGCTCACACGCCTCGAATCAGGTCTCGCTGACCGCTCTCGGCGAAGCAGCACAGCAGTATGTCGACCGAGAGGGTAACCCTGTCCACCCGTCCCAATCCCGGCTGTCGGGGGCGTCTTACGGACACCCCTCACGGTCTCGTAAGTGTAGTGTATCCGCCCAGAAGCGCGACCGGTACCCCCCCGCCGAACGGTGGCTTGCCGCGACCGGCTCCGCATCTGAGTCTGGCTATGTCCAGTGGCTCGGCGACCGCACTGGCTCTCGCGAGGTCGAACCGCCGGTTCTTCACCGCCGGTTTTCCGCCGCGAAACGCGTTGACGGCGTCACCTTCGCCGACGGGGACATCCTCGACTGGACGGACGACGATGACGCACCCGACGGCGACGGTCGCGTGTCCTACATCTCGACGTTTGATGACGAAGCGCTCGTCATCCTGCAGTGGGGCGGGCCCGTCGTAACACTGGGACGTCTGTGTGGTGCCTTATTCAGCAATCGGATGCTCAGTAAGGCATTAAATACGGATGCACTGGGGAAACAGTGGAACCGGGCCCACGACGGCGTCGAAACGTTCGAAAACGACCTCCACGATGTCCTCATTCAGGCCAAACAAATCGGCTGGCTTTCCAGTGACGAACTCGAAGATCTGGACAACTGGCGCGAACGGATCGGCGCAGTGCGGTCCATGCTCCTCTCGCAAGTTGGGGACTTCGACGACCTCGACTCCGGCCTGCAGGCCCAGCTGATGCGAGACCTCCACGGGCTGCTCTGTAGCGCGATGAACGTCTACGACGCCGCCGGCCTCGACGTAACCATCAACATCCGACTGCCCGATCCCGATGCGCTCCGGCGTAACGAGAATCAATACGAGAAGTTCCTCGATTTTGCTCGCTACACGATCACCAAACAGGCCGGCTATCGCGATGACTACGGCGTCCACAGCTGGTATCGGATGTGCATCGAGGACCGCCCACAGAAACTCCGGGCGCGGTCCGAATACGATATCGACGACACCGATCCCGTTGCTGACCTACTGGCGTCGTGGGTCTTCACGGGCCCTGGCGTCTCCGACCTCTTGCCCGACGTCCAGGAGGCCGTCGACGAGGAAGCGACTCGCCTTCGCGAGCGCGTCGACGCCGGCGTCGAAGACGCCGCCATCCTCGATATCCCGATGGTGGAAGCCAATTCCCACGGCCACATCCGGGGGCTCGTCCGGGAGATTGCCGACCGCAAGGGGTTCTATGACGGCAATCGCGCGGATCTCGACCGACTCACCCGCTGTCTGGAAGCAGCGCTCGCGGCGGCCGACCGTGGCCCCGACCCCTGCCTCGTGGCAGATGCCCTCGACAGCCTCGAATCGCGTGATAGCGTGTCCGACCGCCTCGACGTCGACGCCGTTGAGGCCGCGCTGGCCACGCTCCCCAGCGAGGCGATCTTCCCAACGTTGCCGCCGGCAGCCCGACGGATGCTCTCGGCACTGTTCGCGAGCACCGAGCCACTCGACCGGCAGGACCTCATCGAGATTACTTCAGAGAGTTCCTATAACCGCCATCACAAGACGCTGCGGGCGTTCTTCCTCGTGGAAGATACCGGCGAGGGCTTCGTCGCACACCTGGAGCCGTGGTGGTCGTCGACGTCATCGGTGAGCGAGCCGTACCACGACGACACTCCGTACCCTGGGTCACCGGCCGGCCATCCATCGCACATCCTGCTGGGCCCAGTCTATGACTCTGGGCTGCTGGACATCCCGCCGGATGAATACGCCGCCCTCGGATATCTCGACTACCAGGAGCTTCTCGACGAGCTGGGACTCTCGCGATGGCGGCCCATCCTGGAGGCGTTCTGTAGCGATTGCCACGAGGCAACTACTACATCGCATGCTGTGGACTCAGAGCTATCTTACTCGGACCACTCAGGGGTTCGAATCGGGCCGCTGTCCCCGAGTCAGGACGTTGCTCAGACTTCAATTGCGCAAGCCGCCGCTGATGACTAGCACTCGGCTTCAACCCCACAAGGGTCCGTCTGAAACCCGCCAAGCACTCCGATACCGGGGATGCCTCCCCAACTGCTTCAACCCCACAAGGGTCCGTCTGAAACGGCCGGCGCGTCGACGACGTCCTCTAGGAGGCTGACGCTTCAACCCCACAAGGGTCCGTCTGTAACTACGCCGTGAGTTGGGCATCGGCGAAGCCCACAGTGCTTCAACCCCACGAGGGTCCGTCTGTAACCCGTGTGGTGGGACGGCGGTGTATGCAACGGACTACGCTTCAACCCCACGAGGGCCCGTCTGTAACTTCGACCAGGGATGGACCGACGAGCGCATCATGGAGGCTTCAACCCCACGAGGGTCCGTCTGTAACTTGGCCGTGAGCCAATCCCAGTCATCCGTGTTAATCGCTTCAACCCCACGAGGGTCCGTCTGTAACTGGCATGGCAGGGATTCATCAATACCGGCTTTGTTGCTTCAACCCCACGAGGGTCCGTCTGTAACTTGCTATCCGAGGGACGATGAGATGGCACGAGACCATGCTTCAACCCCACGAGGGTCCGTCTGTAACTTGCTATCCGAGGGACGATGAGATGGCACGAGACCATGCTTCAACCCCACGAGGGTCCGTCTGTAACCATCGCTGACGACGACTTCGATATCGGTGATTTGGCTTCAACCCCACGAGGGTCCGTCTGTAACTCCCAGTGTTCGCCGCGACTAACTGCTATCATGCCGCTTCAACCCCACGAGGGTCCGTCTGTAACTTTCGCGGAGAACGCCGAAGGGAATCTCTTAGTCGAGCTTCAACCCCACGAGGGCCCGTCTGTAACCAGCGCCGGGTTTGCGGTATGCTGATTGTTGCATGAGGCTTCAACCCCACGAGGGTCCGTCTGTAACCGGCATCGGCGAGCGCAAAGCCTACGCCGTGTGGTCGCTTCAACCCCACGAGGGTCCGTCTGTAACCCAACGCTTGTCCGCCAACGGCGAACAGCCGGACGGCTTCAACCCCACAAGGGTCCGTCTGAAACTCGGCGTGTTGTTCTCGGTATCGAGCGTCAGCTCGCTTCAACCCCACAAGGGTCCGTCTGAAACCATTGAACAGATGAATCAGGCCTGTGCTGACATGGTTGCTTCAACCCCACAAGGGTCCGTCTGAAACACGCTACGCTCGTGACTACATGGCGGAGTGCATGGACGCTTCAACCCCACAAGGGTCCGTCTGAAACCACTAAAGGAGGGCTGCGTAACCGCAGCCGCCCCCCGCTTCAACCCCACAAGGGTCC comes from Haloarcula marismortui ATCC 43049 and encodes:
- a CDS encoding winged helix-turn-helix domain-containing protein, coding for MSINYDELSYIASSANREAVMETLQDGPAAPSTIAEETDRDIAHISRALQELREKGHVELLVSESVKKGRFYGLTDSGEALASELPEVNTGR
- a CDS encoding DUF5817 domain-containing protein; translated protein: MTFHVVGCSDCSALWIIDESGDSKACCPTCGRTHSRERLRSLASAADREVAAQRRSAILASRRDESDADLRAYWDQATDDPVIDDREYLDGMGLDDDLVDNLCGESSSTSTTSDSSTTRPDSGPDVDVDVANKPQLRGSAYPDAAEEPGIALLDPRGQLSITGLTYHDVAPQSSEWLGDLLADLIPMTARCVQDLAVLHEEGPDPSDPRQTNYEVPRFVQEVLAGEVAGLEAADASVGAIEEARAYLDAAARYALLWDNECYRAQRGFKGTEQFERIQRTLTTTGTSRGPFNAGVDALRHSLVALHAERETPLPVTFVLDGEAWTAADRETVKRALRVLDVLADALDVRLQMSPGVRQRVRRLTLRALDADDEADIPAWAERFSFLTEAGYSSRRGGDVDEDSDEGQLDEEAWGWVDTNRSQTGPLTVLAHLDTDGERSVRAIKRDDAIAYADGSIDRYVSFLEAEDIITVDRSHASNQVSLTALGEAAQQYVDREGNPVHPSQSRLSGASYGHPSRSRKCSVSAQKRDRYPPAERWLAATGSASESGYVQWLGDRTGSREVEPPVLHRRFSAAKRVDGVTFADGDILDWTDDDDAPDGDGRVSYISTFDDEALVILQWGGPVVTLGRLCGALFSNRMLSKALNTDALGKQWNRAHDGVETFENDLHDVLIQAKQIGWLSSDELEDLDNWRERIGAVRSMLLSQVGDFDDLDSGLQAQLMRDLHGLLCSAMNVYDAAGLDVTINIRLPDPDALRRNENQYEKFLDFARYTITKQAGYRDDYGVHSWYRMCIEDRPQKLRARSEYDIDDTDPVADLLASWVFTGPGVSDLLPDVQEAVDEEATRLRERVDAGVEDAAILDIPMVEANSHGHIRGLVREIADRKGFYDGNRADLDRLTRCLEAALAAADRGPDPCLVADALDSLESRDSVSDRLDVDAVEAALATLPSEAIFPTLPPAARRMLSALFASTEPLDRQDLIEITSESSYNRHHKTLRAFFLVEDTGEGFVAHLEPWWSSTSSVSEPYHDDTPYPGSPAGHPSHILLGPVYDSGLLDIPPDEYAALGYLDYQELLDELGLSRWRPILEAFCSDCHEATTTSHAVDSELSYSDHSGVRIGPLSPSQDVAQTSIAQAAADD